In one Methylocaldum szegediense genomic region, the following are encoded:
- a CDS encoding dodecin, with protein MTDRVYKLIEIVGTSPHGTDEAIRNAIEKASKTVKNLDWFQVIETRGQIADGKIAHFQVVLKVGFRVED; from the coding sequence ATGACGGACCGTGTCTACAAATTGATCGAGATCGTCGGCACCTCGCCGCACGGAACGGACGAGGCCATTCGGAATGCGATAGAAAAAGCGTCGAAAACGGTCAAGAACTTGGACTGGTTCCAAGTGATCGAAACGCGGGGTCAAATCGCCGATGGCAAAATTGCCCATTTCCAAGTGGTACTGAAGGTTGGTTTTCGGGTCGAGGATTAA
- a CDS encoding ribose-phosphate diphosphokinase: MNRSPLRLFALSESREFGENIARALGVSLAEVEEKDFEDGEHKTYPAESVRGCDVFVVQSIYDEPGKSVNDKLCRLWFLIGALNDASAACVTAVVPYLAYARADRKTRPREPVTLRYVAQLFEAVGTDRVITLDVHDLAGFQNAFRCRTDHLEAGKLLVEHFSTRIEGDVAVVSPDVGGLKRAERFRRTLARRLGATVGSALMEKYRSDEAVSGAAVVGDVRGKTVIIVDDLISTGSTVARAAHACREQGATAVHVAVTHGLFVSEAAKVISNPALDSLVVTDSVPAFRLPPETVRAKLTVIPIAPLFAEAIRQIHIGGSISGLIED, encoded by the coding sequence ATGAACCGCAGTCCCCTTCGCTTGTTCGCCTTAAGCGAAAGCCGAGAGTTCGGTGAAAACATTGCCCGGGCCTTAGGCGTGAGCTTGGCCGAAGTCGAGGAAAAGGACTTCGAGGACGGCGAACACAAGACCTATCCAGCGGAAAGCGTTCGGGGCTGCGACGTGTTCGTGGTGCAATCGATCTACGATGAGCCCGGCAAGTCCGTCAACGACAAACTCTGCCGCCTGTGGTTCCTGATCGGCGCGCTGAACGATGCCTCCGCCGCTTGCGTGACCGCGGTCGTGCCGTACCTCGCGTATGCACGCGCGGACCGGAAAACCCGGCCGCGCGAACCGGTCACGCTACGCTACGTCGCGCAATTGTTCGAGGCTGTGGGCACGGATCGGGTCATCACGCTCGACGTACACGATTTGGCAGGCTTTCAGAACGCTTTTCGCTGCCGAACGGACCACCTTGAGGCCGGGAAACTCCTGGTCGAGCATTTCAGTACCCGGATCGAGGGAGACGTGGCCGTGGTCTCGCCGGACGTGGGCGGACTGAAGCGGGCGGAACGTTTCCGCCGCACGCTCGCCCGGCGGCTAGGCGCCACCGTAGGCAGCGCCCTCATGGAGAAATACCGCAGCGACGAAGCGGTAAGCGGCGCGGCTGTGGTCGGGGACGTGCGCGGCAAGACCGTCATCATCGTCGACGATCTGATCAGCACAGGCAGCACCGTAGCCCGCGCTGCCCATGCCTGCCGGGAACAGGGGGCAACAGCCGTGCACGTCGCCGTGACCCACGGACTGTTCGTGAGCGAGGCCGCGAAGGTCATCTCTAATCCGGCCTTGGACAGCCTCGTAGTGACCGACAGCGTTCCAGCGTTCCGGCTTCCTCCTGAAACGGTCCGTGCCAAGCTTACGGTCATCCCGATCGCCCCGCTGTTCGCGGAGGCCATCCGCCAGATCCACATCGGCGGTTCCATCAGCGGGCTGATCGAAGACTAG
- a CDS encoding phosphoribosyltransferase has protein sequence MDTLFENRTDAGRRLAEALRAYAGRCDVIVLALPRGGVPVAYEVARALNAPLDLLIVRKLGTPGNPELAMGAIASGDASVLNRDVISLYRISGEIIEQVTANERQELERRERLYRGDRPYPELENRCIIVVDDGIATGATIRAGLAALRRKNPACIVVAVPVAPTDTLERLRAEVDDVVCLTTPTPFFAVGQAYRDFSQTTDDEVREILARSWGEPLS, from the coding sequence ATGGACACACTGTTCGAAAACCGCACCGACGCTGGGCGCCGACTGGCTGAGGCCCTACGCGCTTACGCCGGGCGCTGCGACGTGATCGTACTCGCCCTCCCGCGCGGCGGGGTGCCGGTCGCGTACGAGGTCGCCCGGGCGCTCAATGCGCCCTTGGATCTTTTGATCGTGCGCAAGCTGGGAACGCCCGGCAATCCGGAACTGGCCATGGGCGCTATCGCCAGCGGAGACGCCTCGGTGCTGAACCGCGACGTGATCTCGCTCTACCGAATCAGCGGCGAAATCATCGAGCAGGTCACCGCTAACGAGCGTCAGGAACTGGAACGCCGCGAACGGCTTTACCGCGGCGATCGCCCGTATCCCGAACTCGAGAACCGCTGCATCATCGTCGTGGACGACGGCATCGCCACGGGAGCGACCATCCGAGCCGGCCTCGCCGCCCTACGCCGGAAAAACCCGGCCTGCATCGTGGTCGCCGTCCCGGTCGCGCCTACGGACACGTTGGAACGCCTGCGCGCCGAAGTGGACGACGTCGTCTGCCTGACGACCCCGACGCCATTCTTTGCCGTCGGCCAAGCCTACCGGGATTTTTCCCAAACGACCGACGACGAAGTTCGGGAGATTCTGGCTCGATCCTGGGGAGAACCCCTGTCGTAA
- the phoR gene encoding phosphate regulon sensor histidine kinase PhoR, with product MASPWRSEFSYLFLALLVGAFLGKVLNSFAVALWFSLLAYLARHLFYANRLLVWLRSGKAGQPPVGNGIWEEIYYLIYRLRRRSKRRKKQLVRMLERFRTATAALPDATVVLGPRDEIDWFNEAAERLLGLRRGDIGQPIGNLLRHPSLRLHLKNPDHRATVSIPSPVTENIQLDIRIVPYGEDLRLLVAQDVTQLRFMERVRSDFVANVSHELRTPLTVLRGYLETLGPADESLPESNLKIFQRMREQTARMESLVDGLLSLTRLESPAHQVVQKKLDVPAMLKSICDEIELLADEHPTIELILETDAHLQGAEQELRSAFSNLIVNAVKYTPATGRVTVRWRDEGEGARLDVEDTGPGIAQHHLPRLTERFYRVAVDGCKSNSGSGLGLAIVKHALSRHGAELKIASTIGKGSCFSCCFPEERVVRADSRAESRRAQRV from the coding sequence ATGGCTAGCCCTTGGCGTTCGGAATTCTCCTATCTTTTCTTGGCGCTGTTGGTAGGCGCGTTTCTCGGAAAGGTCCTCAACAGTTTCGCTGTCGCGCTCTGGTTCAGTCTGCTGGCTTATTTGGCACGGCACCTTTTTTACGCCAATCGACTGCTGGTTTGGCTGCGTAGCGGCAAAGCCGGTCAACCGCCGGTGGGTAACGGGATTTGGGAAGAAATCTATTATCTCATCTATCGGTTGCGACGGCGCAGCAAGCGCCGCAAGAAGCAGCTCGTCCGCATGCTCGAGCGGTTCCGTACCGCCACGGCGGCTTTGCCGGATGCCACCGTGGTGCTTGGGCCGCGCGACGAAATCGATTGGTTCAACGAGGCGGCCGAGCGTCTTCTGGGCTTGCGCCGGGGAGATATTGGTCAACCGATCGGTAATCTGCTGCGCCACCCGAGTCTCAGACTTCACCTCAAGAACCCTGATCATCGTGCCACGGTTAGCATCCCGTCTCCGGTAACCGAAAATATCCAGCTGGACATTCGCATCGTGCCCTACGGGGAGGACCTGCGCCTCCTGGTCGCGCAGGACGTGACGCAATTGCGTTTCATGGAGCGCGTTCGAAGCGATTTCGTGGCGAATGTGTCCCACGAGTTGCGTACGCCACTGACGGTGTTGAGAGGTTATCTCGAAACGCTAGGTCCTGCAGACGAATCGCTGCCAGAGTCAAATCTGAAAATCTTCCAGCGCATGCGGGAGCAGACGGCCCGAATGGAAAGTCTGGTCGATGGACTTCTTTCGTTGACGCGACTGGAGTCGCCGGCGCACCAAGTGGTTCAGAAGAAGCTCGACGTGCCAGCTATGCTGAAAAGCATCTGCGACGAGATCGAGCTTTTGGCGGACGAGCATCCGACTATCGAACTGATCCTCGAAACCGATGCCCATTTGCAGGGTGCCGAACAAGAATTACGCAGCGCGTTTTCGAACCTGATTGTCAATGCGGTGAAATATACGCCGGCCACGGGTCGGGTGACCGTGCGCTGGCGTGACGAGGGTGAGGGCGCGAGACTGGATGTTGAGGATACCGGGCCGGGTATCGCTCAGCATCATTTGCCGCGCCTTACCGAGCGGTTTTACCGAGTCGCGGTGGATGGATGCAAGAGTAATAGCGGTTCCGGGCTCGGATTGGCCATCGTTAAGCATGCGCTGTCTCGGCATGGCGCCGAACTCAAGATTGCCAGCACTATCGGGAAGGGCAGCTGCTTCAGTTGTTGTTTTCCTGAAGAACGCGTCGTACGGGCTGACTCCCGCGCCGAGTCTAGACGCGCGCAAAGGGTGTAG
- the phoB gene encoding phosphate regulon transcriptional regulator PhoB: protein MSAVNVLVVEDEDAIREMLGLVLEQANFVVRAVADAHQAQAALSESQPDLILLDWMLPGLSGVEWARRLKKDRQYGDVPIIMITARGEEEDKIKGLEVGADDYVTKPFSPRELIARIKAVLRRSNKYGKSGRIEIGGIVLDVDEHRVSISDKHVVLSPTEYRLLEFFLTHPGKVYSRSQLLDQVWGRSSFIEERTVDVHIRRLRKVLAEHNREEFIQTVRGFGYRFSEQT, encoded by the coding sequence ATGTCTGCGGTCAATGTACTTGTTGTCGAAGATGAAGACGCGATTCGTGAAATGCTCGGCTTGGTGCTGGAGCAGGCCAATTTCGTCGTCAGAGCCGTTGCGGATGCTCACCAGGCGCAAGCGGCCTTGAGCGAATCGCAGCCCGATCTGATCTTATTGGACTGGATGCTGCCCGGTTTGAGCGGAGTCGAATGGGCTCGGCGTCTCAAGAAAGACAGGCAGTACGGCGACGTGCCCATCATCATGATCACCGCTCGTGGCGAGGAGGAGGATAAAATAAAAGGCTTGGAAGTAGGGGCTGACGATTATGTCACCAAGCCGTTCTCACCCCGCGAACTCATCGCTCGGATTAAGGCCGTGCTTAGGCGCAGCAACAAGTACGGCAAGAGCGGAAGAATCGAGATCGGCGGGATTGTATTGGATGTCGATGAGCATCGGGTTAGCATCTCCGACAAGCACGTCGTCCTGAGTCCAACCGAGTACCGATTATTGGAGTTTTTTCTCACCCACCCTGGCAAGGTCTACAGCCGCAGCCAGCTGCTCGACCAAGTCTGGGGGCGAAGCTCGTTCATCGAGGAGCGCACGGTGGATGTTCATATCCGGCGCCTGCGTAAAGTTCTGGCTGAACATAATCGTGAGGAGTTCATCCAGACGGTACGCGGGTTCGGGTACCGCTTTTCTGAACAAACCTGA
- a CDS encoding SDR family oxidoreductase, which translates to MANILITGSNRGLGLEWVRQYAEAGWRVFATCRYPEEAVELAQLADRYRSVRLYRLDVTNVGQIVALAEELKETPIDILINNAGVYPEKFLPLNAPLNYEDWAYTFQVNTMAPLRLTKTFVESLACSEKRLVVAISSHMGSISEITSPGSYFYRSSKAALNAVMKGLSLELKPLGIGVLLLHPGWVRTRMGGIDAPLSAEESVRVMRERIAAFTLADTGRFFRYDGSEIRW; encoded by the coding sequence ATGGCCAACATTCTCATCACGGGCAGCAATCGCGGACTGGGGCTGGAATGGGTCCGCCAATACGCCGAGGCCGGATGGCGGGTGTTCGCCACCTGCCGATATCCCGAGGAGGCGGTCGAATTGGCGCAACTGGCCGACCGCTATCGGTCGGTGCGCCTGTATCGACTGGACGTGACCAACGTCGGGCAAATCGTTGCCTTGGCCGAGGAACTCAAAGAAACGCCCATTGATATCCTGATCAACAACGCCGGCGTCTATCCCGAGAAGTTTCTGCCGCTGAACGCACCTCTCAATTACGAGGACTGGGCCTATACCTTTCAGGTCAACACCATGGCCCCGCTGCGCCTGACCAAGACATTTGTCGAATCTCTGGCATGCAGCGAGAAGCGCCTAGTGGTGGCGATCAGCAGTCATATGGGCTCCATTTCTGAGATCACGAGCCCCGGCAGTTACTTCTACCGGTCCAGCAAGGCTGCTTTGAATGCCGTGATGAAAGGACTCTCGCTGGAACTCAAGCCGCTCGGCATCGGAGTGCTTTTGCTGCACCCTGGTTGGGTACGCACGCGTATGGGTGGCATCGACGCGCCTCTGTCGGCGGAAGAAAGCGTGCGCGTCATGCGCGAGCGCATCGCCGCGTTCACGTTGGCCGATACCGGCCGTTTCTTTCGGTACGATGGTAGTGAGATTCGTTGGTGA
- a CDS encoding PstS family phosphate ABC transporter substrate-binding protein: protein MKRCFLGGIRRNACKPPRGWFSGQVRHGIRFFLAVLLLVGSVNKALGPAAAADADRLDAAGDVFGASDLGGLVQQWLFAFQQRHAGAKIRLLPTRLLASPSVLNGAYNGTVYVGYRLNRQAIDGFARKYGYRPTPVRIALDTIAVLVHPENPIRGMTLAQVDSVFSRSPRCRGDRHAAVWGSLGLGEEWAARPVQVFAIGSADDMHDYFREHVLCGGELSELAQLRPNSAAVARAVSGSLNAIGYARGGGAESVKRVPLAAEANMPFVTATERNTVNGTYPLTRLLHLYVDKRPDESLTGTVAEFVRFALSAEGQKIVRRSGFIPLSHDVAEKEQKALFADRP, encoded by the coding sequence ATGAAAAGATGCTTTCTGGGCGGAATTCGTCGGAACGCATGCAAGCCGCCGCGCGGTTGGTTTTCGGGTCAGGTCAGGCACGGAATTCGGTTTTTCCTAGCGGTCTTGCTTTTGGTCGGGAGCGTCAATAAGGCGCTTGGACCGGCCGCAGCGGCGGATGCGGACCGCTTGGATGCCGCCGGCGACGTATTCGGGGCGAGCGATCTCGGCGGTTTGGTCCAGCAATGGCTCTTTGCCTTTCAGCAGCGTCACGCCGGGGCCAAGATACGGCTGCTCCCGACCCGCTTGCTCGCTTCGCCGAGCGTCCTCAACGGGGCGTATAACGGTACCGTCTACGTCGGCTACCGCCTGAACCGACAAGCCATCGACGGCTTCGCCCGAAAATACGGTTACAGGCCGACTCCTGTCCGTATTGCGCTGGATACCATTGCCGTTCTCGTGCATCCGGAAAACCCGATACGCGGTATGACGCTGGCTCAAGTCGACTCGGTTTTCTCCCGCTCGCCAAGGTGCCGCGGTGACCGGCATGCGGCAGTTTGGGGCTCGCTGGGTTTAGGCGAGGAGTGGGCGGCGCGGCCGGTGCAGGTTTTCGCGATCGGATCCGCCGACGATATGCACGACTATTTTCGAGAACATGTCCTGTGCGGCGGCGAGCTGAGCGAATTGGCGCAGCTGCGCCCCAATTCCGCCGCGGTTGCTCGCGCGGTGAGTGGATCCTTGAATGCCATTGGTTACGCACGCGGGGGCGGGGCCGAGTCAGTGAAGAGGGTTCCCTTGGCGGCGGAGGCAAACATGCCTTTCGTCACAGCGACAGAGCGCAATACTGTTAACGGGACCTATCCGTTGACGCGGCTGCTTCACCTGTACGTCGATAAGCGGCCGGACGAGTCGCTGACCGGGACTGTGGCCGAGTTCGTCCGTTTTGCGCTGTCAGCCGAAGGGCAGAAAATCGTCAGGCGCAGCGGTTTTATCCCGCTCAGCCACGATGTTGCGGAAAAGGAACAGAAGGCTCTCTTTGCGGATCGGCCTTGA
- a CDS encoding disulfide bond formation protein B encodes MVFKPRFYFLAGFLFCVGLLAAALYFQFVGGLDPCPLCVSQRIMVFAVALVMLVAVLHNPKRTGVKVYAILGFIMAVLGGSVSARHVWLQHLPPEEVPACGPGLEYMFQYFPLTETLKAMLSGTGDCAKVDWTLLGLSMPAWVLISFVVLALLSLSQLWNRSETQEYRKYFSNKGELPFRFR; translated from the coding sequence ATGGTTTTTAAGCCCAGATTTTATTTTCTCGCAGGGTTCCTGTTTTGTGTCGGGCTGCTCGCGGCGGCTCTTTATTTTCAATTTGTCGGTGGACTGGACCCGTGCCCGCTTTGTGTGTCCCAGCGCATCATGGTTTTCGCTGTGGCCTTGGTGATGCTGGTGGCGGTGCTGCACAACCCGAAAAGGACGGGCGTCAAGGTTTACGCGATTCTGGGGTTCATCATGGCGGTGCTGGGCGGATCGGTCTCGGCCCGTCATGTCTGGTTGCAACATCTGCCTCCGGAGGAAGTGCCGGCCTGCGGTCCGGGACTTGAGTACATGTTCCAGTATTTTCCCTTGACCGAAACTCTCAAGGCGATGCTGAGCGGGACCGGGGACTGCGCCAAGGTTGATTGGACCCTGCTCGGACTTAGCATGCCCGCCTGGGTGTTGATCAGCTTCGTCGTTTTGGCGCTGCTCAGCCTCAGCCAATTGTGGAACCGTTCGGAGACACAGGAGTACCGAAAGTATTTTTCGAACAAAGGCGAACTGCCTTTTCGTTTTCGTTGA
- a CDS encoding dienelactone hydrolase family protein: MMEDATPSDSIEFPAGREGVTLSGSLFIPDQSVGLVIFAHGSGSSRFSPRNRAVADFLNRANLATLLFDLLTAEEHDVDQYTRQFRFDIRLLTERLVGAIDWATQYELTSGLSIGLFGASTGAAAALRAAAERPEKVAAVVSRGGRPDLAEEQLPEVRAPTLLIVGGHDDMVIELNRQAALRLYAVHKLEIVPGATHLFEEPGKLEKVQELARDWFLKYLRR, translated from the coding sequence ATGATGGAAGATGCCACCCCTTCGGATTCGATTGAATTCCCCGCAGGACGTGAGGGCGTGACCCTGTCCGGCTCGCTGTTCATTCCGGACCAGTCGGTCGGACTCGTCATCTTCGCCCACGGCAGCGGGAGCAGCCGATTCAGCCCTCGCAACCGGGCGGTCGCCGATTTTCTCAATCGCGCCAATCTGGCCACTCTGTTGTTCGATCTCCTCACCGCCGAAGAACATGACGTTGATCAATATACCCGTCAGTTCCGGTTCGATATCCGACTTTTGACCGAACGGCTGGTGGGCGCTATCGACTGGGCCACCCAATACGAGTTGACATCCGGGTTATCCATCGGATTGTTCGGTGCCAGCACCGGCGCAGCGGCGGCGCTTCGGGCCGCGGCCGAACGCCCCGAAAAGGTCGCGGCCGTGGTTTCTCGCGGCGGACGACCTGATTTGGCGGAAGAGCAATTGCCCGAAGTGCGGGCGCCGACCCTCCTGATCGTCGGCGGCCACGACGACATGGTCATCGAACTCAATCGCCAGGCGGCTCTGCGTTTGTACGCCGTGCACAAGCTGGAGATCGTTCCAGGAGCAACCCATTTGTTCGAGGAACCCGGCAAGCTGGAAAAAGTGCAGGAACTCGCCCGCGATTGGTTCTTGAAATACCTGCGCCGATGA
- a CDS encoding BON domain-containing protein translates to MKRNSALYGAALGAAVMYLLDPDRGRYRRAVLRDKTISTLNRLDDALQVALRDLRNRAVGVVAELNSWLTDEPVSDDLLVERVRSNLGRVVSHPKAIDVNVQDGIVTLSGPILAHERKPLYRCVASVRGVKGVEDRLEPHETAEQIPELQGGVPRRRIRPDILQENWAPATRLIVGATGTTLAINALRHTSPLTAVLGLAGSGMLLRAVTNKPLMGRTSNTAGHGHRPEAIQPPRPAAETETTQPPPTERQEAIH, encoded by the coding sequence ATGAAAAGGAACTCAGCACTGTATGGAGCGGCGTTGGGTGCCGCAGTGATGTATTTGCTCGATCCCGATCGAGGACGGTATCGCCGGGCGGTGCTCCGCGACAAAACGATAAGCACCTTGAATCGATTGGACGACGCCCTTCAGGTAGCCTTGCGTGATCTTCGGAACCGCGCGGTCGGAGTGGTCGCGGAACTCAACTCATGGCTGACGGACGAACCGGTCTCTGATGACTTGCTGGTCGAGCGCGTACGCTCCAACCTGGGACGGGTCGTTTCCCATCCGAAAGCCATCGATGTGAATGTGCAGGACGGCATTGTCACACTCTCCGGTCCGATTCTGGCTCACGAGCGCAAGCCGCTCTACCGGTGCGTAGCGTCGGTGCGCGGCGTCAAGGGGGTCGAAGACAGGCTCGAGCCGCATGAGACCGCTGAGCAGATTCCCGAGCTTCAGGGCGGGGTTCCGCGCCGCCGGATACGCCCGGACATCCTGCAGGAAAACTGGGCGCCGGCCACGCGATTGATCGTCGGCGCAACCGGAACCACCCTGGCGATCAATGCCTTGCGACATACGAGTCCACTCACCGCCGTTCTGGGCCTGGCGGGTTCCGGCATGCTCCTCCGGGCCGTGACCAACAAACCGCTCATGGGTAGAACCAGCAACACCGCCGGTCATGGTCATCGTCCTGAAGCCATCCAGCCGCCGCGCCCCGCGGCCGAGACCGAAACCACGCAACCGCCGCCAACCGAAAGGCAAGAAGCGATCCACTAG
- a CDS encoding type 1 glutamine amidotransferase domain-containing protein: protein MKVLILSSDYFEDVELLVPYYRLKEERIPVEIASNKSGKLIGKHGYEVTVDRGLQEIAPEDYDALLLPGGKAPAALREEPSTVAIVRAFMQNNRPVAAICHGPQILISAGVLQDRRATCYRSVADELKLAGGHYEDREVVTDGNLVTSRQPADLPAFMREFMKLLKSGASS from the coding sequence ATGAAAGTCCTCATACTCAGTTCCGATTATTTCGAGGATGTCGAACTTCTGGTGCCCTATTACCGGCTGAAAGAAGAACGCATTCCAGTCGAGATCGCTTCCAACAAATCCGGAAAGCTCATCGGGAAGCACGGTTACGAGGTAACAGTAGACAGAGGGCTGCAGGAAATCGCCCCGGAAGACTACGACGCCCTTCTGCTCCCGGGCGGCAAGGCTCCGGCCGCGCTACGGGAGGAACCGTCTACCGTGGCTATCGTCAGGGCTTTCATGCAGAACAACCGGCCGGTGGCGGCTATCTGCCACGGGCCGCAGATCCTGATTTCCGCTGGGGTGCTGCAGGATAGGCGCGCCACCTGTTATCGCTCGGTCGCAGACGAACTGAAGCTGGCCGGAGGCCATTACGAAGACCGGGAAGTGGTGACGGACGGCAATCTGGTCACGTCGCGACAACCCGCGGATCTCCCTGCGTTCATGCGGGAGTTCATGAAGCTCCTGAAAAGCGGAGCTTCTAGTTGA